In Sparus aurata chromosome 5, fSpaAur1.1, whole genome shotgun sequence, the genomic window GACAAGAGAGTGAATAATCCTAAAACACCAAGGCAGCGTCCAAACAACAGGTCTGATCCTGTTTGTTTATCAGAACTTAGTGTCTGGACTCTCAGACGCTCCTGATCAGGTCAGATTCTTGTGTCCGGGTATCAATCGCCCCGCTGTTGTGAACCACTTTATCAGAAATCAGCTGATCCTCTCGTCTCTCTCCACTCAGGCTCAGCACTTCAAGCAGACGTCTCAGAAAGTGGCTCGCTCCTTCTGGTGGAAGAACGTCAAGCTGGTCGTGGTCATCGTGGTGGTCGTCCTCATCATCgtcctcatcatcatcctgcTGGCCACCGGAGTCATCCCCACCAGCGCCCCCGTGCCTCCTATAGTCCCTCCCACCCCAAAGCCATAAACACATGATGTACATATAGACGTAATTAAATCAGAAACAAACGCATTCCTTTTTGCACAGAATACAAAGTAATATATAGACTCGAGCGTATCACTGCTGTCCGGTGAAACCTTCGTCACTTCTGTCTTAGTTTATCGGAGGTCAAGGACTTCATGCTTTGGTTGAAGGAACTTTAATGACAATtttgaaaatcatttttaaaagcaCAAATCAGTGTAGCCGTTTTATGATTCGGGTCTGCAGACAGTCTGAAGTGTTCACCTGACAGCAGCATGAAAACACTCTCTGTGTTTCACCACCAGCGGTTCAGATCGTCACTTCAGCGCGTGTGTGGATGGAAACGATGAATGTGGGTTTTCTCCAGCGCCTCGCCTTTGAATGAGatatgcacctttttttttttttttttttttttaaccaaggATTGTTTgtgtagtttaaaaaaaagaaacgaaaTTTGTTGCTGACATTGGACGAATCTGTAACAATTTTTTAGGTCAGGAGATATTTAACGAAACGTTTGTTACCATGTGTCACTTTTCAAAGTGCCTGCAGTTACTTCAAAGAAGACaatctagaaaaaaaaatatcattttgttGGAATTTTTGTTTCAACGTGTCGTTGGTGTTGAGGTCTTGCTGTTAACGACTCAGCATTTGCAGTTACGCTGTTTTTCTACTCGACAACAGAATCGCTTAGTAAAACCGATCACGTTCACTTGTCCCTCACTGTGTTGAACTCTACCGCAGtttaaatgtgttactttgGTGTTTTGGATCCAGTAAACAAACCGCCGGGCTCAGCTGTTAAAGGTCGCCTGGTGTCGGAGGATCCGGCTCTTCCAGCCGACCAGCTGAGAGCCGGATCATTTCCAGCCCCCCCGGTTCCTCCTGCAGGGTTCAGCTCCACACACTCGACCCTCACGGCTTATTCCtagaaaaatgttcctctgtccgccttttctctgctgttaCTTAAGCAGTTCAGCTTAACCGGGGTCAAAATCTTTCCCATgatgaaatgtaaatacatCCTCACCTTTATGTATATTTGCAGCAACCAGCGTGTTGAAGTTCTTTTTAGAGGATATTTATTTAACGCTTAACGTCAGTCtagttctttctttttctcctaaTCGCTCATCCACACTGATTTATTATTAAGAAATGGTACCGATCAATCACTCTGCTGTGAATCATTTTCTAGAAGGACGTTTAGAAAACTGTTCTCACTCTCACGCTGACCGGATCAATGCAGCGTCGTGAGACGTCTTCAACTTGAATTCCTGCTAATTTCTGATCAACAGAACTCTGGAAGCTCTTTTTTCCTGATTGTCTTTGTGGTATTTAACGGTTTTAACTGTCTGATAtgaaataaatagtatttaCCTTCA contains:
- the LOC115582389 gene encoding vesicle-associated membrane protein 8-like is translated as MDIDPERGEAAEPVPKDKVQTLKDQVDGVKNIMTENVDRILARGERLDDLMDKSEDLQAGAQHFKQTSQKVARSFWWKNVKLVVVIVVVVLIIVLIIILLATGVIPTSAPVPPIVPPTPKP